The Euphorbia lathyris chromosome 2, ddEupLath1.1, whole genome shotgun sequence genome includes a window with the following:
- the LOC136219845 gene encoding BI1-like protein: MIFLTKPSSSVFRHILSASHPLSSLSIRSISTFTHFAGFDTTPRSTGFKPNLIPPTRSAKSTLFPSSSVVSHHFFSTQKHKSEDDAAETSLRSQKWWPLLKKTYGISNFQILTSIAVSSTVINYAPYHGGLGLLCFASLYGLHKYGYKHQRNLLSLGALSLLQTLTFGTAFSIVDGMVMNEAFAISTAAVASLTGYTFWAARKGKKFNVFGTFLCSSLAPLPGLLQISYPFNPVLNGGGTLLLSGCTFVIFWHMSKGIQEIMADYVHNKLVRTWIMVELNLILLYQAMKISTFLMFV, from the exons ATGATCTTTCTCACGAAGCCATCTTCCTCCGTTTTCCGTCACATTCTCTCCGCTTCCCATCCACTTTCCTCTCTCTCGATCCGCTCAATTTCCACCTTCACTCACTTCGCCGGATTCGATACTACTCCCCGCTCCACCGGATTCAAACCCAATCTTATCCCACCTACTCGCTCCGCCAAATCCACCCTGTTTCCTTCCTCTTCTGTTGTCTCCCATCATTTCTTTTCAACACAGAAGCATAAATCGGAGGATGACGCCGCTGAAACATCTCTAAGGAGCCAGAAATGGTGGCCTCTCCTAAAAAAAACTTATGGGATCTCAAATTTCCAGATTCTGACTTCCATTGCTGTTTCTTCCACAGTCATCAATTACGCTCCCTATCATGGGGGGCTCGGTCTTCTATGTTTCGCCT CTCTTTATGGCCTGCATAAGTATGGGTATAAGCATCAACGGAATCTCCTCTCCCTAGGAGCTTTGTCCTTGCTTCAGACTCTTACTTTTGGTACTGCCTTTTCCATTGTGGATG GAATGGTTATGAATGAAGCATTTGCAATAAGCACAGCTGCTGTTGCCTCCTTAACCGGGTATACCTTTTGGGCTGCTAGGAAAGGGAAGAAGTTCAACGTTTTTGGAACCTTCTTGTGCAGCTCCCTTGCACCTCTTCCTGGCTTGTTACAG ATATCTTATCCATTTAATCCTGTCTTGAATGGTGGTGGTACATTGCTTCTCTCCGGTTGCACTTTCGTGATATTCTGGCATATGAGTAAAGGGATCCAAGAAATCATGGCTGATTATGTTCACAACAAATTGGTCCGAACTTGGATCATGGTGGAACTGAATTTGATCCTTCTATACCAAGCCATGAAGATTTCAACGTTTCTGATGTTTGTTTGA